A single Acidimicrobiia bacterium DNA region contains:
- a CDS encoding chlorite dismutase family protein, with protein MQEVRPSIGWGVLHLFYRVDHERATREPGAAKRVLDAIAALEESGHQAIVFTVLGHKADLGFMVLGPDLARLQEFQHELSATPLDGVWSYVSLTEKSEYTSTADDERARLVAEGLKGAELEEKVAAFGERMEHYVDARLHPQLPQRAVLGFYPMSKRRDAGANWYELPFAERKRLMGGHARVGRTYAGRVLQLITGSTGLDDWEWGVTLLADDPVVLKEIVNEMRFDEASAKYAEFGPFYTGLVLDPADALARVGIAGEQP; from the coding sequence TACCGGGTCGACCACGAGCGAGCGACGCGTGAGCCCGGCGCGGCGAAGCGCGTGCTCGACGCGATCGCCGCGCTCGAGGAGTCGGGCCACCAGGCGATCGTGTTCACCGTGCTCGGGCACAAGGCCGATCTCGGCTTCATGGTGCTCGGTCCCGACCTCGCCCGGCTGCAGGAGTTCCAGCACGAGTTGAGCGCCACACCGCTCGACGGGGTGTGGTCGTACGTGTCGCTCACCGAGAAGTCGGAGTACACGTCGACGGCCGACGACGAGCGCGCACGCCTCGTCGCCGAGGGTTTGAAGGGCGCGGAGCTCGAGGAGAAGGTCGCGGCGTTCGGCGAGCGCATGGAGCACTACGTCGACGCGCGGTTGCATCCGCAACTCCCGCAGCGCGCGGTGCTGGGCTTCTATCCGATGTCGAAGCGACGCGATGCCGGCGCCAACTGGTACGAGCTGCCGTTCGCGGAGCGGAAGCGTCTGATGGGCGGCCACGCGCGCGTCGGTCGCACCTACGCGGGGCGCGTGCTCCAGCTCATCACCGGCTCGACCGGTCTCGACGACTGGGAGTGGGGCGTCACGCTCCTCGCCGACGACCCGGTCGTGCTGAAAGAGATCGTGAACGAGATGCGCTTCGACGAGGCGTCGGCGAAGTACGCGGAGTTCGGTCCCTTCTACACCGGTCTCGTCCTCGACCCCGCCGATGCGCTCGCGCGTGTCGGCATCGCGGGGGAGCAACCGTGA